Sequence from the Hamadaea flava genome:
GCCAGCTCGGCGTTGTTCCGGATCCGACGGGCGGCGTTGTCGAAGGCGTTGCGGGTGGCGTCGACGGCCCGGTCGGCGGCGTCGCTGACCGCGTCGGCAGCCACGGCGAACTTGGTCTCGGCCTGCTCGGCGAGGTCGCTCGCGCCGGCCCGAAAGTTATCCATAGTGGACGACGGCTGGACCGGCGCGGTGGCCACCACCGGCGCCGGCGCCTCGATATTCTCGCTCATGTCCTGGTGCTCCCCTGGTCACGTCCTGCTCAACGGTCAGACGCGGGCAGCATAACCTCAGCGAACCACCGTGGCCACGCCGTCGACCAGGTGCACTTCGGCATCACAAGCCGCCGCGGCCTGCGGGTCGTGGGTCGCGAAGACGACGGCCGCGCCCCGGCGGGCCTCGGCCTGCAACAGATCGAGCACCTTCTGCCGATTGGCCGCGTCGAGCTCGCTCGTCACCTCGTCGGCGAGCAGCACGGTCCCGCGCAACGCCAGGCCCCGCGCGATCGCCGTACGCTGCTGCTGGCCACCCGACAGCTCCTCGACCAACTGGTCGGCCTGACTGGTCAAGCCCACCTGGTCGAGCGCCTCCGCAGTCCGGCGGCGCGCCTCGGCCGGAGCCGTCCCGTTGGCGATCAACGCCACCTGCACGTTCTCGCTCGCGGTCAGGATCGCGGCTAGCCCGTTCTCCTGCGGCACCAGCACGACGCCCCCGGCGACGGCCTGATCCCGGTCGCCGACCTGGCGGCCGTCCACGGTCACCGCGCCGTGCTGCGGCCGCACCAGCCCCGCCATCGCCCAGAGCAACGTGGTCTTGCCGGCGCCGGACGGACCGGTCACCGCGAGCACCCGCCCTGGCACGGCCATCGCCGACACGTCGCGCAGCGCCGGACGATCCTTGCCGTACGCCACCGTGATCCGGTCGACCTGCACCGTCGAGCCCATCAGCGATCCTCTCCGTAATAGTCCCCGGGCCTACGACCGAGGTGCACCCCGTCTCCGACGATCGGAACCGACGAGCCCACCGACCGGGTCGCCCCGTTCCACTGCGATGGAACGCTCGAGACCGGCACAGTGGTTGCCCCGTTCGACGAGTTCGCCGGAGAGACCGCCGGCACCAGCAGCGCGCTGCCGTCCGGTTGCAGCTCAACCCGCAGGTACGTGCCCGGTGGCAGGGCCTCCAGCACGTCCGGCGGCAGATGCACCGAACCGTCGCGGCCGACCACCGCGAACTCCTCGCCGGAGTGGCCCTCGCCGCCGACCCGGCCGTCGCGGATCGTCACGGTACGCGCCATCCGCGAGCCGACGTCGGGATCGTGGGTGACCACCACGACGGTCGTGCCGAAGCGGCGTACGGCTTCGAGGGCGGCCAGCACCTCGTCCCGGGCGCCCGTGTCGAGCTGGCTCGTCGGCTCGTCGGCGAGGAGCAGTCCGGGCCGGTTCGCCAGGGCGACCGCCAACGCCAGCCGTTGCCGCTCGCCCGGCGTCAACGCGCCCGGCTTCAGCCGCATCCGGCCGCGTACGGCTAGGCCGACCAGCGACAGGATCTCGCGCGGGGCGGTCGGCTTGAGCCCGTCCGGGCTGCGCCCGGCGCGCTGGGCGAACCGCACGTTCTGCTCAGCCGACAAGTACGGCAACAGGTTGCGGCGTGCGCCTTGCAGCGCCACGCCGACATCGCTTGCCCGCATCCGGGCCAGGTCCGCCTCCGACGCCTTGGCCAGGTCGACGTCGCCCACATACGCCCGACCGGCGGCCGGGCGCATGAGCCCGGCGAGCACGGACAGCAAGGTGGACTTGCCCGAACCGGACGGGCCGAGCAGCGCCACCGACTCGCCCGGCGCGATGTCGAGGTCGACGCCGGCCAGGGCGACGACGTCGTAGCCCTCCAGCCGGTAGATGGAGACCAGTCCGCGGCAGGACACCCCGATCGCGGCCATCACACATCACCTCGCAGCAGCTCGGGAGCGGCCCGGCGGACCAGCCGCACCGCGACGAAGACGGCCAGCAGCAGGGACAGCAGCCCCGCCGCGGCCGCGAAGACCAACGCGCCCACCTGCGGAGTCCAGCTCACCGAGGTGGTCTGCCCGACCGTCACCAGGGGCATGCCCGGCAGCATCAGCCAGGCGCTGAGCAAACCGACGGCGAACCCGGTCACCACGGGCAGGCCCAGCAGGGCCAGATGCTCACGGCGTACGCCCCGGCGCAGGACACGGGCCGGGACGCCGGTGACCCGCAACGCCGCCAGCTCATGACGTCGGACCGTCGCGTTCAGCCGTGCCACCAGCAGCACCAGCCCGAGGGCGAGCGCGGCGGCGACGACGCCGGCGAGCAGGTAGAGCCGCCAGGCGAGCGCCGGTGCACGGCGGCCCAACTGGTCCACCGTCGCCTCGACGGTCCGCGTCTGCAACACCGTCACTCCAGCGGCGGCCAGCCGCTTCGGCAGGTCGGCGGGCGCGCTCGCGTTCGCCCAGATCTCAGCGCTGAACCGGCTCGCGTCGGGCATGCCGGTCGTCGCCTCCGCCCGGGAGACCGCGTAGTCCAGGTCCATCAGGAAACCGCGCTCACCCACGCTCGGCAGCGCGTCGGCGCGTTCGACCACCGTGAAGGGCTGCGGCTCCTCGGCGTACGCGAGGAAGCTGAACTGGTCGCCCGACCGGTTGTCGTCCGGCGTTTCTCCCGACAACGCCACCGGCAGCGCCGCCGGCGTGTCCACATAGGTCACCAGGAGGTCGGAGTTGCCTTCCGCCTGGACGTCCACCTTCAGCGTGTCCCCGGTCGTGACGGTTACCCCGGTGACACCGCCGCGCTGCGCCCCGCTCCAGGTCTTCTCGTCGGAGAACGAGACGACCGGCGAACCGCCCGCCTTGACGTCCAGGACTTCCAGCTTGGCGGTGATGGCGCTGCTGTCGGCGGCCGGGCGGATCAGGGCCAGCCCGACGAACCGCCCGGTTGGCACCGCCGCCGAGTAGGTGCGCAACCCGGACTTGAGCGTCCCCAGCGTCACGTACCTGGGTTCGGCGCCAGCCACGGCGACCATCGCGGCCAGCTTCACTCCGGCCTTGCCGAGCTGGGTGACGTTCACCCGGACGCTCAGCTCCCCGGTGACCGGAGCCTGTGGTGCGGCCTGCGGACGCAGCTCGCCGGCCAGCCTGGTCAGGTCGGCCGTCGAGTGGCCGGGCCAGCTCGCCACCTTCGCCAGCTGCGCCGCGGGCAGTGCCACGATGTCGAGCGGCTGGCCGGCGTACCGCTCGCCGTTGCGCCGCAACACCGGCATGGCCGACCCGTCCGGCGCCGCTGTGCGTACCGCTGAGATCAAAAGCTGAGGATCCACGGAGCCGACGGAGTAGACGCGGGCCGCGCCCAGTTCGAGCTCGGCCTGGGTTTGCCGGGCCTGAGCCGCGACGTCCCAGGCGGCGGCCGAGAAGCCGAGCAGCGCGAGGGCGACCGTGACCACCGCGACCACCCGGTGGCGGCCGGGCCGCCGGGCGAGCTGCGCCGCGGCGAACATGCTCGCCACGTTCCCGGTACGCCGCGCGAGCGCGAGTCGCGCACCGGCGCCCAGGCTCAGCAGCCGGGCGACGCCGATCCCGGCGACCAGCGCGAGCAGCGGCGCGGCCAGCAGCGCGAGCGACGATGTGCGGTCCTGCCAGGCAGCCACGACGGCGGCGGCAGCGAGCGCGACGATGACGCCTTCGCCCACGCCGGCTCGCCAACCGGTGCGGTGCGGCACCCGGCGGAGCAGGCTGAGCACGCCCGACCGCACGGTACGCCGAGAGCCGACCCACGCCGCCACGAACGCCACCACCAGCGCGGCGACGGCCGCGGCGAACGGTTCCCAGCGCACCTCGACGTGTACGCCCGCAGCCAGCACGGCCCGAGCGGCGAACTCGGCGACCGCCAGCCCACCCACGAGACCGACCGGGGTGGCCAGGACGATCAGGAAGAGCACCTCGCCGAGACCGAACCGCGCGGCCTTGCCCGCCGGGTAGCCGCGCAGCTTCGCCAGGGCGATCTCCGGGCCGCGCTCCTCGGTCAGCGACGCGACCAGCAGCATCAGTACGCCGACCACGAGCAGCAGCAATGGAACGGCGACGACCGGGATGGTCTGGGCGATCGCGGTGGCGTCGTCGTGGGCGTCGGTCAGCAGGCCCGGCAGCGCCGACGACAGCGTCAGCTCCTGTTGCAGCAGACCGAGGGAGGCGCCTTCGAGGTCCTTGGCGAGCGCGTCGGCGTCGTCGAGCTTGATGTCGTCGATCCGCACCGGGTAGACCAGTTCGAGGGCGACCTGCGCGGTCGCGACGTACTTGAGGTCCTCTTCGCTGCCCGCGAAGACCGCGTCGATCGGCGTCCGGCCCTGCTCGTCCGGCGAGGCGCCTTCCCGGAAGTAGCCGTGCGCTCCCCAGGCCGGGGCGTTGGCGTCACGGGGCGTGTAGACCCCGACGATCTCGCGCTGCTGGGTCTTGCCACCGATCGTCAGGGTGATCCGGTCACCGGCATCGAGCCCGTGCGCCTTGGCCGTCCGGTCGCTGACGATGACCTGGTCGTTGTCGGTCGGGCAGTCCCCGGTGACGCTGACGAGCTTGCACAGGTCGCTGCGGAAGACGTAGCGGGCCTTCAGCTCACCGGACGGGAGGATCGCCTCGGTCTCCACGGTGGTCACCGGGCGGCCGACCAGATCGTGCAGCAGCGGCCGCGCCTTGATCGCGGCGTCCGCCTTCTGGCTGGACTCCAGGGCCGGTTCGAACGCCGCGGTGTCGCCGGTGCCGTTCACCTTGACCGTCACCGAGCTGGCGTACGCCGGAGCCTCGCGCAAGGTGTCGGTGAGCACCGATTGCTGCGCCGCCCGCGCGTACGCCGGGGTCAGCACGGCGGCGGTCACGGCGACGGCGGCGAGCAACAGCACTACCAGGGATCGCCCGGTCCGGTGCCTCACGCCGCGCAGCAGCACGGTCCAACCCGTCACGGTCTCGTCCCCTCGGTAGTTCCGCGGCCGTTGTGACGACCGCGGAACACCTTAACCAGAGCGATCGACCGGGAGAAGCCCGGCGGATCAGCCGAGACCAGACAGCAACTCTTCGGCCGCGCGGTAAGGATCGACGACCCCCTCCGCCACCTTCGCGGCCAACTCCGCGAGGCTGTGGCCGCCGCGCAACGACCCGATCCGGGCCCGCATCCGGCCGAGGACCAGCGCCTCGATCTCGGCCGCCGCCCGCTCTTCCCGGCGCTTACGCAGCTCGCCGGACTTCTCGAGGTACTCCCGGTGCTCCTCGATGGCCTTGAGGACGTCCTCGATGCCCTCGCCCCGGGCGGCGACCGCCTTGACGACGCGCGGCCGCCACTGGCCCGGACCCCGCTCGCCGAGCGCGATCATGCCGTTGATGTCGCGTACGGTGGCGTCCGCGCCGTCCCGGTCGGCCTTGTTCACCACGAAGACGTCGGCGATCTCCAGGATGCCCGCCTTGACGGCCTGGATCGCGTCGCCCATCCCCGGTGCGAGCAGCACGAGCGTGGTGTCGGCCAGGCTCGCGATCTCGACCTCGGCCTGCCCCACGCCGACCGTCTCGACCAGGACGACGTCGCAGCCCACCCCGGCCAGTACGCGTACCGCCGCGGACGTCGCGGCCGACAGTCCGCCGAGGTGGCCCCGGCTGGACATCGACCTGATGTAGACGCCGGGATCGGTGGCGTGGTCCTGCATGCGTACGCGGTCGCCGAGGATCGCGCCGCCGGTGAACGGGCTGGACGGATCGACCGCCAGGACGCCGACGCGCTTGCCGTCCCGCCGGTACGCCGCCACGAGTTCGTTCGTGGTCGTGGACTTGCCGACGCCTGGCGACCCGGTCAAGCCGACGACATGCGCCCGCTGGGCGTCCGCGCCGAAGACCGCGGCGATCTCCGCCAGCTCGGCGGCGTTGCGTTCGACCATGCTGATCAGCCGGGCGACGCTGCGCGGATCTCCGTCTCGCGCGGCGTCGACCAGCTTTCCTACGTCCTGAGTCACTGCTGGGCTGGGACCGTCTGCGCTGGGACCGTCAGGATCAGGGCGTCGCCCTGGCCGCCGCCGCCGCACAGCGCGGCCGCTCCGGTCCCGCCGCCGCGCCGCTTCAGCTCCAGGGCCAGCGTCAGGGCGAGGCGAGCGCCGGACATGCCGATCGGGTGGCCCAAGGCGATGGCCCCGCCGTTGACGTTCACGATCGACGGGTCAGCGCCCAGCTCCCGGGTCGAGGCGATGCCGACCGCGGCGAACGCCTCGTTGATCTCGATCAGGTCCAGGTCGGCGACGGTCAGCCCGGCCTTACCCAGCGCGTGCTTGATGGCGTTCGACGGCTGCGCGTGCAGCGAGCTGTCCGGCCCGGCGACGTTGCCGTGCGCGCCGATCTCGGCGAGCCAGGTCAACCCCAGCTCCTCGGCCTTCTCCTTGCTCATCACGACGACAGCGGCCGCGCCGTCGGAGATCGGCGAGCTGGACCCGGCCGTGATCGAGCCGTCCTTGGTGAACGAGGGCTTGAGCTTGGCCAGCACCTCGACCGTCGTGTCGGGGCGTACGCCCTCGTCCTCGGCCAGCACGATCGGGTCGCCCTTGCGCTGCGGGATGGTCAACGGCGCGATCTCCTCGGCGAAGACGCCGTTCTTCTGCGCCGCCGCGGCCCGCTGGTGCGACGCGGCGGAGAAGGCGTCCTGCTCCTCGCGGGAGATGCCCCACTTCCGGCCGTCGTACTCGGTGGCCTCGCCCATCGGGATGCCCTGCCAGGCGTCGGTCAGCCCGTCGAGCGCCATGTGGTCCTTCACCACGACGTCGCCGTACTTGTACCCGGCCCGCTGGCCGAGCAGCAGGTGCGGCGCGTTGGTCATCGACTCCATCCCGCCGGCCACCACGATGTCCACCTCGCCGGCCCGGATGAGCTGGTCGGCCAGGGCGATGGCGTCCAGTCCGGACAGACACACCTTGTTGATGGTCAGGGCGGGGACGGTCATCGGCACGCCCGCCTCGACGGCCGCCTGCCGAGCCGGGATCTGGCCCGCGCCGGCCTGGAGGACCTGCCCCATGATCACGTACTGCACCTGGTCCGGGGCGACTCCGGCGCGCTCCAGCGCTGCCTTGATCGCCGCACCGCCCAGCTGGGTCGCCGAGAACGACTTGAGGTTGCCGAGCAACCGTCCCATAGGCGTACGCGCACCGGCGACGATCACCGAACTCTTCATTGAGAGGCCCTCCGACTCGGCTTAGCTATCGTTCAGTCAGACTAACCGTATGTCTGAGCATCCGGAGCAGTCGGGTTTGTCACACGGTATCGGCCTCCTGCGCATCGACCACGTTGGCGTGGCCGTTGCCGACCTGGACGAGGCGATCGACTTCTACACGCGGGTATTCGGCATGACGTGCGCGCACGTCGAGACGAACGAAGAGCAGGGCGTACGCGAGGCGATGATGTCCGTCGGCCCGACTCCCGCCGGCGGCTTCGTGCAGTTGTTGGCACCCCTGTCGCCGGGCTCGACAATCGGTAAGTTTTTGGCGAAAAACGGACCTGGCGTGCAACAGGTGGCGTATACGGTCGAATCGATCGACGACGCCTGCTCAGCCCTCCGCTCGCGCGGGGTGCGACTGCTCTACGACCAGCCTCGCCGGGGCACGTCGAACTCCCGGGTGAACTTCGTCCACCCCAAGGATGCCGGCGGCGTCCTGGTCGAACTGGTCGAACCCGCCGCCTGACCCCCTCCCGCAGTCGGGGGCGATCTCCGGAACGTCACGCACCTATCCCCTCCAAGATCAGGTGCGTACGCCTCCGGAGATCACGAGGATCGGCTCACCGAAGGCCGGCACGCCGAAGACGGCTCGCCAAAGGCGGGCTCACCGAAGGCCGAGCACCGGAGCGCCCGCGCGCCGGAGGACCGCCCGGATCTTGGCGGCGGTCTGATCCGGCCGGCGCAGGACGTCGTCGGCGTGGAAGCGCAGCACGGTCCAGCCCAGGACGTGCAATTCGTTCTGCCGCTCCATGTCGAACCGGTGGGTCGTGCGATCCCGATGATGGTCGCCGTCGTACTCGATCGCGATCCGATACTCCGGATAGGCGAGGTCCACCCGGGCCACGAACCGCCCGCCATTCATGATCTTGAACTGCGCCACCGGGCGGGGCAGGCCGGCGTCCACGATGAGCAGGCGAAGCCGGGTCTCCATCGGTGACTCCGCCAGCGGCTCGGCGTACGCCAGCAGCGCCTCGGCCTGGCGACCGCCCGGCCACCGCCGCCGAGTCGGGACGTCGCCCGTAAGCCGTGACAGGGACACCTTGCGCTGATGGAGAAGCGCGTCGAGACAGACGACCGCGTCCACGCGAGGTAAGTACCGCAGCAGATCGAACGCGGTCCGCTCCGGTGTCGTCACCGGCAGGCCGAGGATCCGGGTGACATCACGGCCTGGAACTGAGCCACGCCGGACGTCGAGATGCGGCTGCGGCACGATCCGGTCGTCCTCGCCGATCAGGACGGCCACTCGCTCCGGCGGGTGGAGCGCCCGGACGCCCCAGAGGTGCAGGGCACTGAGCCCGCCGATGGCACCCCCCTTCGGCAGCAGCAACGCGGCGGCCTCACACCAGACCCGGTGGTCGAGCGGCACGTCGGCATGGACATAGACGTCCCGGTAGAGACGCGTCCACGCACGACCGGCGAGCTGACGGCGGGTCAGCGACCCGGCGGCGACCGCATCCGCACCCCGGAACGGAGCAACGGCGAGCGACGGCGGGACCTTGGCGACGGGTGGCATCCGATCACGATGCGCCGCCATGCGCTGCCGCACGAGGGGGTGTGGATAACCCACTTCCGGAAGGCGGACGACCTAACCGCACCAAGATCAGGTACCTGGGCTTCCGGAGATCACAAGCCCGCGCGAGCGAGCACCCCGCCCGGCGACGGCGCAAGCGCGAAAGAGCACACGGGAGCGTGCCACCGAGCAGGGATGAACACCGAGTGCCAAAAGCCGGTGGACTATTTCACAGAAGCGTTCCCGCCCGAAGCTACTGGGCAGTAACCTCCGCACAACACCGCCTCAACGGTCGTTCAGGGGGTGACCCACATAGATCCGGCACGGCCCACCCGGGAGCATCCCCGGTAGTCAGGCGAAGGAGCGGAATATGGACCACATCCTTGAGGCGATCGGCGCGGCCGAGGGCGCGGGCCGGATCGAGGGGTTCGGCGAGCTGCCGGTACCGGAGAGCTACCGAGGCGTGGTCGTCCGCGCCGACGAGACGGCCATGTTCGATGGGATGGCCACGAAGGACAAGGATCCGCGCAAGTCCCTGCACGTGCAGGAGGTCGCGACCCCCGACCTGGGTCCGGGCGAGGCGCTGATCGCCGTGATGGCGAGTGCGATCAACTACAACACGGTGTGGACGTCCATCTTCGAGCCGATGTCGACGTTCGGCTTCCTGCAGCGGTACGGCAAGCTGTCGCCGCTGACCAAACGGCATGATCTGCCGTATCACGTGGTCGGGTCGGACGCGGCCGGCGTGGTCCTGCGGACCGGCCCCGGAGTGACGAAGTGGCAGCCGGGCGATCAGGTCGTGGCGCACTGCCTCAGCGTCGAGCTGGAGGACGCCGCCGGGCACGACGACACCATGCTCGATCCGCAGCAGCGGATCTGGGGGTTCGAGACCAACTTCGGCGGGCTCGCCGAGCTGGCCGTGGTGAAGGCCAACCAGCTGATGCCGAAGCCGGCCCACTTGAGCTGGGAGGAGGCGGCGTCTCCGGGGCTGGTGAACTCGACGGCGTACCGGCAGCTCGTGTCGCATCACGGCGCCGACATGAAGCAGGGTGACGTGGTGCTGATCTGGGGCGCCAGCGGCGGTCTCGGCAGTTACGCCACCCAGATGGCGGTCAACGGCGGCGCCATCCCGGTCTGTGTCGTGTCCAGTCCGCAGAAGGCCGAGCTGTGCCGCCGGATGGGCGCCGAGCTGGTCATCGACCGCAGCGCCGAGGGGTACCGGTTCTGGCGGGACGAGCAGACGCCCGATCCGAACGAGTGGAAGCGATTCGGCGCGCGCATCCGGGAGCTGACCGGCGGCGACGATCCCGACATCGTCTTCGAGCACCCGGGCCGGGAGACCTTCGGCGCGAGCGTCTTC
This genomic interval carries:
- a CDS encoding ABC transporter ATP-binding protein, whose translation is MGSTVQVDRITVAYGKDRPALRDVSAMAVPGRVLAVTGPSGAGKTTLLWAMAGLVRPQHGAVTVDGRQVGDRDQAVAGGVVLVPQENGLAAILTASENVQVALIANGTAPAEARRRTAEALDQVGLTSQADQLVEELSGGQQQRTAIARGLALRGTVLLADEVTSELDAANRQKVLDLLQAEARRGAAVVFATHDPQAAAACDAEVHLVDGVATVVR
- a CDS encoding ABC transporter ATP-binding protein; amino-acid sequence: MAAIGVSCRGLVSIYRLEGYDVVALAGVDLDIAPGESVALLGPSGSGKSTLLSVLAGLMRPAAGRAYVGDVDLAKASEADLARMRASDVGVALQGARRNLLPYLSAEQNVRFAQRAGRSPDGLKPTAPREILSLVGLAVRGRMRLKPGALTPGERQRLALAVALANRPGLLLADEPTSQLDTGARDEVLAALEAVRRFGTTVVVVTHDPDVGSRMARTVTIRDGRVGGEGHSGEEFAVVGRDGSVHLPPDVLEALPPGTYLRVELQPDGSALLVPAVSPANSSNGATTVPVSSVPSQWNGATRSVGSSVPIVGDGVHLGRRPGDYYGEDR
- a CDS encoding FtsX-like permease family protein → MTGWTVLLRGVRHRTGRSLVVLLLAAVAVTAAVLTPAYARAAQQSVLTDTLREAPAYASSVTVKVNGTGDTAAFEPALESSQKADAAIKARPLLHDLVGRPVTTVETEAILPSGELKARYVFRSDLCKLVSVTGDCPTDNDQVIVSDRTAKAHGLDAGDRITLTIGGKTQQREIVGVYTPRDANAPAWGAHGYFREGASPDEQGRTPIDAVFAGSEEDLKYVATAQVALELVYPVRIDDIKLDDADALAKDLEGASLGLLQQELTLSSALPGLLTDAHDDATAIAQTIPVVAVPLLLLVVGVLMLLVASLTEERGPEIALAKLRGYPAGKAARFGLGEVLFLIVLATPVGLVGGLAVAEFAARAVLAAGVHVEVRWEPFAAAVAALVVAFVAAWVGSRRTVRSGVLSLLRRVPHRTGWRAGVGEGVIVALAAAAVVAAWQDRTSSLALLAAPLLALVAGIGVARLLSLGAGARLALARRTGNVASMFAAAQLARRPGRHRVVAVVTVALALLGFSAAAWDVAAQARQTQAELELGAARVYSVGSVDPQLLISAVRTAAPDGSAMPVLRRNGERYAGQPLDIVALPAAQLAKVASWPGHSTADLTRLAGELRPQAAPQAPVTGELSVRVNVTQLGKAGVKLAAMVAVAGAEPRYVTLGTLKSGLRTYSAAVPTGRFVGLALIRPAADSSAITAKLEVLDVKAGGSPVVSFSDEKTWSGAQRGGVTGVTVTTGDTLKVDVQAEGNSDLLVTYVDTPAALPVALSGETPDDNRSGDQFSFLAYAEEPQPFTVVERADALPSVGERGFLMDLDYAVSRAEATTGMPDASRFSAEIWANASAPADLPKRLAAAGVTVLQTRTVEATVDQLGRRAPALAWRLYLLAGVVAAALALGLVLLVARLNATVRRHELAALRVTGVPARVLRRGVRREHLALLGLPVVTGFAVGLLSAWLMLPGMPLVTVGQTTSVSWTPQVGALVFAAAAGLLSLLLAVFVAVRLVRRAAPELLRGDV
- the meaB gene encoding methylmalonyl Co-A mutase-associated GTPase MeaB; amino-acid sequence: MTQDVGKLVDAARDGDPRSVARLISMVERNAAELAEIAAVFGADAQRAHVVGLTGSPGVGKSTTTNELVAAYRRDGKRVGVLAVDPSSPFTGGAILGDRVRMQDHATDPGVYIRSMSSRGHLGGLSAATSAAVRVLAGVGCDVVLVETVGVGQAEVEIASLADTTLVLLAPGMGDAIQAVKAGILEIADVFVVNKADRDGADATVRDINGMIALGERGPGQWRPRVVKAVAARGEGIEDVLKAIEEHREYLEKSGELRKRREERAAAEIEALVLGRMRARIGSLRGGHSLAELAAKVAEGVVDPYRAAEELLSGLG
- a CDS encoding acetyl-CoA C-acetyltransferase, which encodes MKSSVIVAGARTPMGRLLGNLKSFSATQLGGAAIKAALERAGVAPDQVQYVIMGQVLQAGAGQIPARQAAVEAGVPMTVPALTINKVCLSGLDAIALADQLIRAGEVDIVVAGGMESMTNAPHLLLGQRAGYKYGDVVVKDHMALDGLTDAWQGIPMGEATEYDGRKWGISREEQDAFSAASHQRAAAAQKNGVFAEEIAPLTIPQRKGDPIVLAEDEGVRPDTTVEVLAKLKPSFTKDGSITAGSSSPISDGAAAVVVMSKEKAEELGLTWLAEIGAHGNVAGPDSSLHAQPSNAIKHALGKAGLTVADLDLIEINEAFAAVGIASTRELGADPSIVNVNGGAIALGHPIGMSGARLALTLALELKRRGGGTGAAALCGGGGQGDALILTVPAQTVPAQQ
- the mce gene encoding methylmalonyl-CoA epimerase → MSEHPEQSGLSHGIGLLRIDHVGVAVADLDEAIDFYTRVFGMTCAHVETNEEQGVREAMMSVGPTPAGGFVQLLAPLSPGSTIGKFLAKNGPGVQQVAYTVESIDDACSALRSRGVRLLYDQPRRGTSNSRVNFVHPKDAGGVLVELVEPAA
- a CDS encoding DUF559 domain-containing protein, whose amino-acid sequence is MPPVAKVPPSLAVAPFRGADAVAAGSLTRRQLAGRAWTRLYRDVYVHADVPLDHRVWCEAAALLLPKGGAIGGLSALHLWGVRALHPPERVAVLIGEDDRIVPQPHLDVRRGSVPGRDVTRILGLPVTTPERTAFDLLRYLPRVDAVVCLDALLHQRKVSLSRLTGDVPTRRRWPGGRQAEALLAYAEPLAESPMETRLRLLIVDAGLPRPVAQFKIMNGGRFVARVDLAYPEYRIAIEYDGDHHRDRTTHRFDMERQNELHVLGWTVLRFHADDVLRRPDQTAAKIRAVLRRAGAPVLGLR
- the ccrA gene encoding crotonyl-CoA carboxylase/reductase; the protein is MDHILEAIGAAEGAGRIEGFGELPVPESYRGVVVRADETAMFDGMATKDKDPRKSLHVQEVATPDLGPGEALIAVMASAINYNTVWTSIFEPMSTFGFLQRYGKLSPLTKRHDLPYHVVGSDAAGVVLRTGPGVTKWQPGDQVVAHCLSVELEDAAGHDDTMLDPQQRIWGFETNFGGLAELAVVKANQLMPKPAHLSWEEAASPGLVNSTAYRQLVSHHGADMKQGDVVLIWGASGGLGSYATQMAVNGGAIPVCVVSSPQKAELCRRMGAELVIDRSAEGYRFWRDEQTPDPNEWKRFGARIRELTGGDDPDIVFEHPGRETFGASVFVAKRGGMIVTCASTSGFDHHYDNRYLWMHLKRIVGSHFANYREAWEANRLIDRGLVHPTLSKVFSLEQTGQATYEVHRNAHQGKVGVLALAPQEGLGIYDSEKRARHEEAINRFRGV